The following are encoded in a window of Cataglyphis hispanica isolate Lineage 1 chromosome 21, ULB_Chis1_1.0, whole genome shotgun sequence genomic DNA:
- the LOC126857265 gene encoding serine proteinase stubble, which translates to MCDRRKQAWSAVFISNVLIHTVVIASPIYVPQFLPGSTGRNIRHLPCVSRRSGETGVCMFAFTCAKANGTHLGTCIDRFYFGSCCKIDDEPDIFPQDNSIDDGPPLPPRPFITTRKPIPSSSIPEYFARPKPTDERKPAEAPQTTTMPVISSTQSTQTTQTLASTSRNTTKLATKKPTITTVEMTTQTTRLTTFQTVQSAAGSSTEATLSKSTISTVTRPASTSPSTTRQPTKPHTSASILRPSSENATKLPITTTASKATTRKPTVSTIPVQRPTVQTSQKPLVSTTHRPILQSTTTKNVLTTTQQVAPSTRFPPRNTTSPKPLIQTTIKKPISTVTSTKRPATTINTVITKRPLTTTKKPTISTKIPSSPSRPPTNSSLGTTLPVTSRPLSTSGSYSTNVTESTLASTGTRPSSIAISTATSATSQNQKISATTKRPNQTVTTARITTPRTTPKTTSTKTSTIRTTTVRPTTTTTKTTIDDKTTTFRPSLSTTRPKPTRIASTTTKTTRPEHENSTVTTTERTKPSLSSTVGSTVSATRPKPTTTKPVTKPLTKIPVNTSSSIVEVTTSISSSISTFTVRNESTSTYVPPTKGQNVNHTLEEIPLTTYSPGLVTWSSNSDEVTVKTPETSSSTSTEATSSEQAETDWSPITTPDGWIMIQSPSTEKLPQTQESTTEPVAESTVQSLTSAKPITESTISPDITTKPMMTTLPSTITGITIDTELPVPMETLNMSDYKQVCGRRLFPEPRIVGGDRSSFGKWPWQISLRQWRSQTYLHKCGAALLNENWAITAAHCVESVPPSDLLLRIGEHDLANEDEPYGYQERRVQIVASHPQFDARTFEYDLALLRFYEPLLPFQPNVLPICLPDDDETYVGRTAYVTGWGRLYDEGPLPSVLQQVAVPVINNTVCESMYRNAGYIEHIPHIFICAGWRNGGFDSCEGDSGGPMVIQRARDKRWILAGIISWGIGCAAPNQPGVYTRISEFREWINQILQF; encoded by the exons GCACGGGCAGAAACATCAGGCACTTGCCCTGCGTATCACGCAGGAGCGGCGAGACCGGTGTATGTATGTTTGCGTTTACCTGCGCGAAGGCTAATGGCACGCATCTCGGCACCTGCATCGATCGCTTCTACTTCGGTAGCTGCTGCAAGATCGACGACGAGCCGGACATCTTCCCGCAGGACAACAGCATCGACGATGGGCCGCCGCTGCCGCCAAGGCCGTTCATCACGACCCGCAAGCCCATCCCGAGCAGCAGCATACCGGAGTACTTTGCGAGGCCGAAGCCGACAGATGAGAGAAAACCAGCAGAGGCTCCTCAAACCACG ACAATGCCTGTAATCTCGAGCACGCAAAGTACGCAAACTACGCAAACTTTAGCAAGTACATCGAGAAACACGACAAAATTGGCGACGAAAAAGCCAACAATCACGACAGTCGAAATGACTACGCAGACTACTCGTCTCACCACCTTCCAAACCGTGCAAAGCGCCGCTGGATCCAGCACGGAAGCTACGTTGTCGAAGAGCACTATCAGTACCGTAACTAGACCGGCAAGTACGTCCCCTAGTACGACAAGGCAACCTACAAAACCGCACACTTCGGCTTCCATTCTGCGACCTAGCAGCGAAAACGCGACGAAATTGCCGATCACTACGACGGCGTCGAAAGCGACCACGAGGAAACCTACTGTCTCCACAATACCGGTGCAAAGACCGACAGTACAGACCTCTCAGAAGCCGCTCGTTTCGACCACTCATAGGCCGATCCTTCAATCGACTACGACGAAGAATGTTCTCACGACTACGCAGCAAGTGGCACCTTCGACTAGATTTCCGCCGAGGAACACGACGTCGCCTAAACCGTTGATTCAGACAACTATCAAAAAGCCCATTAGCACTGTTACCAGCACCAAGAGACCTGCCACCACCATTAATACCGTGATAACAAAACGCCCGTTGACGACCACGAAGAAACCTACTATTTCGACAAAAATACCGTCGAGTCCTTCGAGGCCTCCCACAAACTCTAGCCTCGGTACTACTCTACCGGTGACGAGCAGGCCGCTCTCGACCTCCGGCTCGTATAGCACGAATGTTACGGAAAGTACTTTAGCTTCCACTGGAACCAGACCGTCGAGTATCGCAATATCAACAGCTACAAGCGCGACTAGTCAAAATCAAAAGATTTCTGCTACGACAAAGCGCCCAAATCAGACAGTAACTACCGCGAGAATAACGACCCCGAGGACGACGCCAAAGACAACGTCAACGAAAACATCGACAATCAGAACAACCACCGTCagaccgacgacgacgacaactaAAACAACAATCGATGACAAAACAACGACGTTTAGACCGTCACTGTCTACTACGAGGCCGAAACCTACTAGGATTGCCAGCACAACAACTAAGACCACTAGACCCGAACACGAAAATAGCACTGTGACGACTACAGAAAGAACGAAGCCGTCATTGTCATCGACCGTCGGATCAACGGTTAGTGCTACAAGGCCCAAACCCACCACGACGAAACCAGTGACTAAACCTTTAACAAAGATTCCGGTAAATACATCATCCAGCATCGTAGAAGTCACCACGAGCATCTCGAGTTCCATATCCACGTTTACCGTTAGGAACGAAAGCACCTCGACCTACGTACCTCCCACCAAGGGTCAAAATGTTAATCACACCCTCGAGGAGATCCCGTTGACTACCTACTCTCCGGGCTTGGTGACGTGGAGTTCGAACTCTGATGAAGTCACCGTAAAGACGCCCGAGACGTCCTCGTCAACGTCGACAGAGGCTACATCATCAG AACAAGCGGAAACTGATTGGTCGCCGATAACGACTCCGGATGGCTGGATAATGATTCAATCGCCCTCCACCGAAAAGTTACCGCAGACTCAAGAGTCGACGACCGAACCGGTTGCGGAATCCACTGTACAGTCTTTGACTTCTG CCAAACCGATAACGGAGAGCACTATCAGTCCCGATATCACGACAAAACCGATGATGACCACTTTGCCGTCAACGATCACCGGTATTACGATCGACACGGAACTTCCGGTACCGATGGAGACTCTCAATATGTCAGACTACAAACAAG TGTGCGGGCGAAGGCTGTTTCCGGAGCCCAGAATTGTCGGTGGTGATCGAAGCTCCTTCGGAAAATGGCCCTGGCAG ATCTCGTTACGTCAATGGCGATCGCAGACGTATCTGCACAAATGCGGCGCGGCTTTGTTGAACGAAAACTGGGCTATTACCGCGGCGCATTGCGTCGAAAG TGTACCACCCAGCGATCTGTTGTTAAGGATCGGCGAGCACGACCTGGCGAACGAAGACGAGCCGTACGGGTATCAGGAAAGAAGAGTGCAAATTGTAGCGAGTCACCCGCAGTTCGACGCGCGGACCTTCGAGTACGATCTCGCCCTTCTGAGATTCTACGAGCCTCTTCTACCCTTCCAGCCGAACGTCTTGCCGATCTGCTTGCCCGACGACGATGAAACTTACGTTGGTCGCACCGCCTATGTTACTGGCTGGGGCAGACTTTATGACG AGGGACCACTACCGTCCGTATTGCAGCAAGTTGCAGTACCAGTCATTAATAACACTGTATGCGAATCGATGTATAGAAACGCGGGTTACATCGAGCACATTCCGCACATTTTTATCTGTGCTGGTTGGAGAAACGGTGGATTTGACTCTTGCGAG GGTGACAGTGGTGGTCCGATGGTTATCCAAAGGGCGCGAGACAAGCGATGGATCTTAGCCGGAATCATCAGCTGGGGAATTGGTTGCGCCGCGCCTAATCAGCCTGGCGTTTACACGCGCATCTCGGAGTTTCGCGAATGGATTAATCAGATTTTGCAATTCTGA